One genomic segment of Halalkalicoccus tibetensis includes these proteins:
- a CDS encoding DEAD/DEAH box helicase — translation MSEQRASSGSAAFTHLGSEVRAALSERGFSTPTAPQREAIPPLAAGENALVIAPTGTGKTETAMLPVFDSISQAEAPFGISALYITPLRALNRDMRERLDWWGDRLGIEVAVRHGDTSDYQRQKQANDPPDVLVTTPETVQAMLTGSKLREGLSDLEHVVIDEVHELAASKRGAQMSIGLERLVELAGDFQRIGLSATVGDPEEVGSFLTGNRPCAIREVDAGSRLDLRVLTPEIEPGDEQLASELVTEPEMASHVRAIREIVEENESTLIFVNTRQTAEALGSRFNVLDANIGVHHGSLSKDARIEVEDAFKAGELDGLLCTSSMELGIDVGQVDHVVQYASPREVSRLLQRVGRAGHRSDQVSQGTVIATSPDDALEALAIVDRARNGDVERAAIHTGSLDTLANQIAGLVMGHGEIRARKAYGIVTRAAPFADLPEETFREVVRELSSNRILWLDEEADSLEKSGGTWQYVYANLSMIPDEATFEVRDVASGRGVGTLDERFVTTFAEPGATFIQRGEMWRIVEIEEEEEKVRVSPVENPTGEIPSWVGQEIPVPQAVAENVGELRRVAAPQFSGGASRESVAREFVSRYPTDLHTASEALSPIERHVEAGHPIPDEDHLLIEFSGGTVVINACFGHKVNETLGRLLSALLGQRTGSSVGLETDPYRIELTVPSGLAARDVVEVLEETDPEHVEALIELSLKNSDALKFRLAQVAAKFGALKSWQGSRGSISMDRLLGALKDTPMYEEAIREVFHEDLDVPGAARVLERVQSGELSVDRVGERTPLGIGGRSSSTELLSPENADASVIETVRERIREDRVLLACLHCKEWDRTQTVERVAEKPECPKCGSTMVAALNPWAEEVVEAVRKADKDSGEEKATRRAYKAASLVQGHGKQAVIALAARGVGPRNAAYVINNHRESEDDFYRDILEKEREYARTQAFWD, via the coding sequence ATGAGCGAACAGCGGGCTTCGTCGGGTTCTGCGGCCTTCACACATCTCGGAAGCGAGGTCCGGGCGGCGCTCTCAGAACGGGGGTTCTCGACGCCGACCGCCCCCCAACGGGAGGCGATTCCGCCGCTCGCCGCCGGAGAGAACGCCCTGGTGATCGCGCCCACCGGCACCGGCAAGACCGAGACGGCGATGTTGCCGGTCTTCGACTCGATCTCGCAAGCGGAGGCCCCCTTTGGAATCTCCGCGCTCTACATCACGCCGCTTCGGGCCCTCAATCGGGATATGCGCGAGCGCCTCGACTGGTGGGGCGATCGGTTGGGAATCGAGGTTGCGGTGCGCCACGGCGACACGAGCGACTACCAGCGCCAGAAGCAGGCCAACGACCCGCCGGACGTGCTCGTGACGACCCCCGAAACGGTGCAGGCGATGCTGACCGGCTCGAAGCTCAGGGAGGGGCTCTCGGACCTCGAACACGTCGTGATCGACGAGGTCCACGAGCTCGCGGCCTCGAAGCGCGGCGCGCAGATGTCGATCGGGCTCGAACGCCTCGTCGAGCTCGCGGGCGACTTCCAGCGGATCGGCCTCTCGGCGACCGTCGGCGACCCCGAGGAGGTGGGATCGTTCCTCACCGGGAACCGACCCTGTGCGATCCGCGAGGTCGACGCGGGCAGCCGCCTCGATCTGCGGGTGCTGACCCCGGAGATCGAGCCGGGCGACGAACAGCTCGCCAGCGAGCTCGTCACCGAACCCGAGATGGCGAGCCACGTGCGGGCGATCCGGGAGATCGTCGAGGAGAACGAGTCGACGCTGATCTTCGTCAACACGCGCCAGACGGCCGAGGCGCTGGGATCGCGGTTCAACGTGCTGGATGCGAACATCGGGGTGCATCACGGCTCGCTCTCGAAGGACGCGCGAATCGAGGTCGAGGACGCGTTCAAGGCCGGCGAGCTCGACGGGCTGCTGTGTACGTCCTCGATGGAGTTGGGGATCGACGTCGGCCAGGTCGACCACGTCGTTCAGTACGCCAGCCCCCGGGAGGTCTCGCGGCTGCTCCAGCGCGTGGGGCGGGCGGGCCACCGCAGCGACCAGGTCTCGCAGGGCACCGTGATCGCCACCAGCCCCGACGACGCGCTGGAGGCGCTCGCGATCGTCGATCGCGCCCGGAACGGCGACGTCGAGCGGGCGGCGATCCACACCGGCAGCCTGGACACGCTCGCGAACCAGATCGCGGGGCTGGTGATGGGCCACGGCGAGATCCGAGCTAGAAAAGCCTACGGGATCGTCACCCGCGCGGCGCCCTTCGCCGACCTGCCAGAGGAGACCTTCCGGGAGGTGGTGCGGGAGCTAAGCAGCAACAGGATCCTCTGGCTCGACGAGGAAGCGGACAGCCTGGAGAAGTCGGGCGGGACGTGGCAGTACGTCTACGCGAACCTCTCGATGATCCCCGACGAGGCGACCTTCGAGGTCCGCGACGTCGCGAGCGGCCGGGGTGTCGGCACCCTCGACGAGCGCTTCGTCACCACGTTCGCCGAGCCGGGCGCGACGTTCATCCAGCGCGGGGAGATGTGGCGGATCGTCGAGATCGAGGAGGAGGAGGAGAAAGTCAGGGTGAGCCCCGTCGAGAACCCGACCGGCGAGATCCCCTCGTGGGTCGGCCAGGAGATCCCGGTTCCCCAAGCGGTCGCCGAGAACGTCGGCGAGCTCCGCCGGGTCGCGGCCCCGCAGTTTTCGGGCGGTGCCTCCCGCGAGTCGGTCGCCCGCGAGTTCGTCTCGCGCTACCCGACGGACCTCCACACCGCGAGCGAGGCGCTCTCGCCGATCGAGCGCCACGTCGAGGCCGGCCACCCGATTCCTGACGAGGACCACTTGCTGATCGAGTTCTCGGGGGGAACCGTCGTGATCAACGCCTGTTTCGGCCACAAGGTCAACGAGACCCTCGGCAGGCTGCTCTCGGCACTCCTGGGCCAGCGCACCGGCTCGTCGGTAGGGCTCGAGACCGATCCCTACCGGATCGAACTGACGGTGCCCTCGGGGCTCGCCGCCCGCGACGTCGTCGAGGTACTCGAGGAGACGGACCCGGAACACGTCGAGGCGCTGATCGAGCTCAGTCTGAAGAACTCGGACGCCCTGAAGTTCCGCCTCGCGCAGGTCGCCGCGAAGTTCGGCGCGCTCAAATCGTGGCAGGGCTCGCGGGGATCGATCTCGATGGATCGTCTGTTGGGCGCGCTCAAGGACACCCCGATGTACGAGGAAGCGATCAGGGAGGTCTTCCACGAGGACCTCGACGTGCCCGGGGCGGCCCGCGTGCTCGAACGGGTCCAGTCGGGCGAGCTCTCGGTCGATCGCGTCGGCGAGCGCACGCCGCTGGGGATCGGGGGCCGGTCGTCGAGCACCGAACTCCTCTCGCCGGAGAACGCCGACGCGAGCGTGATCGAGACGGTGCGAGAGCGGATCAGGGAGGACCGCGTGCTGCTGGCCTGCTTACACTGCAAGGAGTGGGACCGCACCCAGACGGTCGAGCGGGTGGCGGAGAAGCCCGAGTGTCCGAAGTGTGGCTCGACGATGGTCGCCGCGCTCAACCCGTGGGCCGAGGAGGTCGTCGAGGCCGTGCGGAAGGCGGACAAGGACTCCGGGGAGGAGAAGGCCACCCGGCGGGCGTACAAGGCGGCGAGCCTCGTTCAGGGCCACGGCAAGCAGGCGGTGATCGCGCTCGCGGCCCGCGGGGTCGGCCCCCGGAACGCCGCCTACGTCATCAACAACCACCGCGAGAGCGAGGACGACTTCTACCGGGACATCCTCGAGAAGGAGCGCGAGTACGCCCGCACCCAGGCGTTCTGGGATTGA
- a CDS encoding Single-stranded DNA binding protein — protein sequence MSVEDRAEELASDLGIDKEEVREDLENLVSYSVPMDEAVQSLRRKYGGGSSGAEPESKAIGEITTDDGSVTVTARVLTAGKRSIRYQGNEQVITEGVLADSTGTIDYTAWEEFGLSPGDTVTAGNAGVREWDGHPELNLGESTSLVFEDETLEVPHEVGGETDLASVTPGDRGLTVEARVLEVETRTIDGRDGETEILSGVLADESARLPFTDWEPRGEIEEGADLRFENVYIREFRGAPSVNCSEFTTVSTLDRSIEVSDGAPRRLVGEAVESGGAFDVELVGTIVAVRDGSGLIQRCPECGRVVQKGQCRSHGQVDGEDDLRVKAILDDGTGTVTAILGTDLTREVYGGGLEEAREQAREAMDQKVVADTIRERLVGREYAVRGSLSVDEYGANLNASEFAEVDEPPTERARALLAEVAE from the coding sequence ATGAGCGTAGAAGACCGTGCCGAGGAGCTCGCCTCCGACCTCGGTATCGACAAAGAGGAGGTCAGAGAGGACCTCGAGAACCTGGTGTCCTACAGCGTCCCGATGGACGAGGCCGTCCAGAGCCTGCGCCGCAAGTACGGCGGCGGCTCCTCGGGGGCCGAACCCGAGTCGAAGGCCATCGGCGAGATCACCACCGACGACGGCAGCGTCACCGTCACCGCCCGGGTGCTGACCGCCGGCAAGCGCTCGATCCGGTATCAGGGCAACGAGCAGGTCATCACCGAGGGCGTGCTCGCCGACTCGACCGGGACGATCGACTACACCGCCTGGGAGGAGTTCGGCCTCTCGCCGGGCGACACCGTCACCGCGGGCAACGCCGGGGTCCGCGAGTGGGACGGCCATCCCGAGCTCAATCTGGGCGAGTCGACGTCGCTGGTCTTCGAGGACGAGACCCTCGAGGTCCCCCACGAGGTCGGCGGCGAGACGGACCTCGCGAGCGTGACGCCGGGCGACCGGGGGCTGACCGTCGAGGCCCGCGTCCTCGAGGTCGAGACCCGCACGATCGACGGACGCGACGGCGAGACCGAGATCCTGTCGGGCGTCCTCGCCGACGAGAGCGCGCGGCTTCCCTTCACCGACTGGGAGCCGAGAGGCGAGATCGAGGAGGGTGCGGATCTGCGCTTCGAGAACGTCTACATCCGGGAGTTCAGGGGCGCCCCCTCCGTGAACTGCTCGGAGTTCACCACCGTCTCGACGCTGGATCGCTCGATCGAGGTGAGCGACGGCGCTCCCCGGAGACTGGTCGGCGAGGCGGTCGAGAGCGGCGGGGCGTTCGACGTCGAGCTGGTGGGAACGATCGTCGCGGTCCGCGATGGGTCGGGGCTGATCCAGCGCTGTCCCGAGTGCGGTCGCGTCGTCCAGAAGGGGCAGTGTCGCAGCCACGGCCAGGTCGACGGCGAGGACGACCTCCGGGTGAAGGCGATCCTCGACGACGGGACCGGGACCGTTACTGCCATTCTGGGCACCGACCTCACCCGCGAGGTCTACGGCGGGGGTCTCGAGGAGGCCCGCGAGCAGGCCCGCGAGGCGATGGACCAGAAGGTCGTCGCGGACACGATCCGCGAGCGGCTCGTCGGCCGCGAATACGCCGTGAGAGGCTCGCTCAGCGTCGACGAGTACGGCGCGAACCTGAACGCGAGCGAGTTCGCGGAGGTCGACGAGCCGCCCACAGAGCGTGCGCGGGCGCTGCTCGCGGAGGTGGCCGAATGA
- a CDS encoding 2,5-diamino-6-(ribosylamino)-4(3H)-pyrimidinone 5'-phosphate reductase has protein sequence MHVVVNAATSADGKLSSRRREQIAISGPEDFERVDALRADCDAVMVGVGTVFADDPHLTLDDPDRVADRENGGEPPHPARVVADSRARTPPDARVLDDAATTYLLVGEAAPRERVGALKDAGARVVVAGAERTDLEGALAELESRDIERLMVEGGGELIFSLLEAGLVDELSVFVGPKVIGGREAPTLADGEGFVEGFPELSLEGVERLDEGVLLRWRV, from the coding sequence ATGCACGTCGTCGTCAACGCCGCGACCAGCGCCGACGGGAAGCTCTCGAGCCGGCGGCGCGAACAGATCGCCATCAGCGGCCCCGAGGACTTCGAGCGGGTCGACGCCCTCCGGGCCGACTGCGACGCCGTCATGGTCGGGGTCGGGACCGTCTTCGCGGACGACCCTCATCTCACGCTCGACGACCCCGACCGGGTCGCCGACCGTGAGAACGGGGGTGAACCGCCCCACCCCGCGCGGGTCGTCGCCGACTCGCGGGCGCGAACGCCGCCCGACGCGCGGGTCCTCGACGACGCCGCGACGACCTACCTGCTCGTGGGCGAGGCGGCGCCCCGAGAGCGGGTCGGGGCGCTCAAGGACGCGGGCGCACGGGTCGTCGTCGCCGGAGCCGAGCGGACGGACCTCGAAGGCGCGCTCGCGGAGCTCGAATCACGCGATATCGAGCGCCTGATGGTCGAGGGCGGCGGCGAGCTGATCTTCTCGCTGCTCGAGGCCGGGCTGGTCGACGAGCTGTCGGTCTTCGTCGGCCCGAAAGTCATCGGCGGCCGGGAGGCCCCGACGCTCGCCGACGGCGAGGGGTTCGTCGAGGGATTCCCGGAGCTATCGCTCGAGGGTGTCGAGCGATTGGACGAAGGGGTGTTGTTGCGCTGGCGGGTCTGA
- a CDS encoding metallophosphoesterase: MALVEPIPGEPAASAELGPERALVLADFHAGIEQALRYENGVEVASRAEQRREHVERLLGETDADRLVVLGDFMHSIGGPGGAERGEIEVLLEGLSVPVTVVKGNHDGDIESIVGDARSPRTPGEIPEVTVTPGSGCRLGDVGFCHGHSWPAPEVLGARMVCVGHEHPQVRLTDEVGGTRTERVWLRGALSREPFADRIEAWSDTDLVVFPAFNELMGGTWVNVRGEFLCPFLPEGLDGGEAYLLDGTRLGLYHEI, from the coding sequence ATGGCGCTCGTCGAGCCGATCCCGGGCGAACCGGCCGCGTCGGCGGAGCTCGGCCCGGAGCGCGCGCTCGTGCTCGCGGACTTCCACGCGGGGATCGAGCAGGCGCTTCGCTACGAGAACGGCGTCGAGGTCGCGAGCCGCGCCGAGCAACGCCGCGAGCACGTCGAGCGGCTGCTCGGCGAGACGGACGCCGACCGGCTCGTGGTCCTCGGCGACTTCATGCACTCGATCGGCGGGCCCGGCGGGGCCGAGCGCGGCGAGATCGAGGTGCTGCTCGAGGGGCTGTCGGTGCCGGTGACGGTGGTGAAGGGCAACCACGACGGCGACATCGAATCGATCGTCGGGGACGCGCGCTCGCCCCGAACCCCGGGGGAGATCCCCGAGGTGACGGTGACGCCCGGATCGGGATGTCGGCTCGGCGACGTGGGCTTTTGCCACGGCCATAGCTGGCCGGCGCCAGAGGTGCTCGGCGCTCGGATGGTCTGCGTGGGCCACGAACACCCGCAGGTCAGGCTGACCGACGAGGTGGGCGGCACGCGCACCGAACGGGTCTGGCTGCGGGGTGCGCTCTCCCGTGAGCCCTTCGCCGACCGGATCGAGGCATGGAGCGACACCGATCTCGTCGTCTTTCCGGCGTTCAACGAGCTGATGGGCGGGACGTGGGTCAACGTCCGCGGGGAGTTCCTCTGTCCGTTCCTGCCTGAAGGGCTCGACGGGGGGGAGGCCTATCTGCTCGACGGGACGCGTCTCGGCCTCTATCATGAGATCTGA
- a CDS encoding PAS domain-containing sensor histidine kinase codes for MSGPDLELYESAFREIDAPALIVDTDLVVRDVNEAGLAFTGYDYDELVGQPATVISGDLETYAEIVETIAEEAWSGDYELRTKEGAIVYGSGSVAPLIVDGWRRGYVAIFIDTTKQRRYENAAEVLNRILRHDLRNDLNVATGSLESARARIDDEETLDLLETAEAALGRVSAESDRAHDLVDHLEGSSEAENRPVRLDYALDEALIDATRSFEGVRFASSAVPSLRVVADHLLAPVFTAVLENTVEQSDRERPAVEVSVEEREASVLVTVADVGPEGTMDRGDRVLDHEGAELHQGSGIGLFFADSVIESYGGEIRVGTGPDGAAIVEVRLRTAEGP; via the coding sequence ATGAGCGGTCCCGACCTCGAACTGTACGAGAGCGCCTTCCGGGAGATCGACGCCCCGGCGCTCATCGTCGACACCGACCTCGTCGTCCGGGACGTCAACGAGGCGGGACTGGCGTTCACCGGCTACGACTACGACGAGCTCGTCGGCCAGCCCGCCACGGTCATCTCGGGCGACCTGGAGACCTACGCCGAGATCGTCGAGACGATCGCCGAGGAGGCCTGGAGCGGCGACTACGAGCTGCGGACGAAGGAGGGTGCGATCGTCTACGGGAGCGGGTCGGTGGCCCCGCTGATCGTCGACGGCTGGCGGCGGGGCTACGTGGCGATATTCATCGACACGACCAAACAGCGCCGCTACGAGAACGCCGCGGAGGTACTGAACCGGATCCTCCGCCACGACCTGCGAAACGACCTGAACGTCGCCACGGGCAGCCTCGAGAGCGCGCGGGCCCGGATCGACGACGAGGAAACCCTCGACCTCCTCGAAACGGCGGAGGCGGCGCTGGGTCGCGTCAGCGCCGAGAGCGACCGGGCTCACGATCTCGTCGACCATCTCGAGGGGAGCTCCGAGGCCGAGAACCGGCCCGTCCGGCTCGACTACGCGCTCGACGAGGCACTGATCGACGCGACCCGCAGCTTCGAGGGCGTGCGGTTCGCCTCGTCGGCCGTCCCGTCGCTGCGGGTCGTGGCCGACCACCTGCTCGCGCCGGTCTTCACCGCGGTCCTCGAGAACACGGTCGAGCAGAGCGACCGGGAGCGTCCCGCCGTCGAGGTGAGCGTCGAGGAGCGCGAGGCGAGCGTTCTCGTGACCGTCGCCGACGTCGGGCCGGAGGGCACGATGGATCGCGGCGATCGGGTTCTCGACCACGAGGGGGCCGAGCTCCACCAGGGCAGCGGGATCGGCCTCTTCTTCGCCGACAGCGTGATCGAGAGCTACGGCGGCGAGATCCGGGTCGGCACCGGTCCGGACGGGGCGGCGATCGTCGAGGTCCGGCTCCGAACGGCCGAGGGCCCATAA
- a CDS encoding HTH domain-containing protein → MDRPEIADALRCLVDNAELVEAIHRGTERKRDLAEALGVSTQTIYRRTRQLREYRLVEKSSKGYRLTPIGELHARMISDAQDVSERIYAGERLFSDLGGGVSIPHWLLKDAEIIYPTRNKPHEPLERIREKLAETTNLRGVVSTVIPEHITYSAERLAEGSLRAEIVFTPACIDELETEFPTVFARSLGRDSLTLWETARSVEFDLLFCAEQGWVGIRVYDGVGRLSGVVYTESEPAAEWTGGIYRTYRNTARPLSA, encoded by the coding sequence ATGGACCGGCCCGAGATCGCCGACGCTCTTCGGTGTCTTGTGGACAACGCCGAACTCGTTGAGGCGATTCATCGTGGTACCGAGCGAAAACGCGATCTCGCTGAAGCTCTCGGCGTTTCGACTCAGACTATCTACCGGAGGACGCGACAGCTTCGGGAGTACAGACTGGTCGAGAAATCTTCAAAAGGCTATCGGCTCACACCGATCGGCGAACTGCACGCTCGAATGATCTCCGACGCACAAGACGTTTCCGAGCGAATCTACGCCGGTGAGCGTCTCTTCTCCGATCTCGGGGGCGGCGTCTCGATTCCCCACTGGCTTCTCAAAGACGCCGAAATCATCTATCCGACCCGAAACAAACCACACGAACCGCTAGAGCGAATCCGAGAGAAACTCGCGGAAACGACGAACCTCAGAGGAGTGGTCTCTACGGTCATTCCTGAACATATCACCTACTCGGCCGAACGGCTAGCCGAAGGCTCCCTCCGTGCTGAAATCGTTTTCACGCCCGCCTGTATCGACGAGCTTGAAACCGAATTTCCCACCGTGTTCGCCCGGTCGCTTGGCAGGGACAGCCTCACGCTATGGGAGACGGCTCGTTCTGTTGAATTCGATCTGCTGTTCTGTGCCGAACAGGGATGGGTCGGAATCCGCGTTTACGACGGCGTCGGCAGACTGAGCGGCGTCGTGTACACCGAGTCCGAACCAGCAGCCGAGTGGACTGGCGGGATCTACCGAACGTACCGGAATACCGCCCGCCCGCTCAGCGCATAG
- a CDS encoding LLM class flavin-dependent oxidoreductase, producing MDLSIVDLAPIPEGGTATEAFENTVERAQHAEELGYSRFWVAEHHDFVDRLASTTPEVLIARIAAETDAIRVGSGTVLLNHYSPYKVAETFGVLDAMAPGRIDLGLGRATGNPVSDYALQADRDEQRRRTDDHAERIEETAKHLHNGFDDDHPFSQLDVARSRDSVPETWVLGSSPSSAEIAGELGLPYCFAAFIRPEPAVRALEAYRENFEPSPFGAGPDEPRGSIALNVTCAETDEEAARLRAPSVAAHRRLQRGQTDRPPIHSAEEAIEELGSVPEPTPTDIEPGEWPRRISGSPSTVRELLERMTEQAGVDEVVVQNQIADPEDVLRSHELLAEAVDLTPR from the coding sequence GTGGACCTATCGATCGTCGACCTCGCGCCGATCCCCGAAGGGGGGACGGCAACGGAGGCCTTCGAGAACACCGTAGAGCGGGCACAGCACGCCGAGGAGCTCGGCTATTCGCGGTTCTGGGTCGCCGAACACCACGACTTCGTCGACCGGCTCGCGAGCACCACCCCCGAGGTGTTGATCGCCCGCATCGCCGCCGAGACCGACGCCATCAGGGTCGGCTCCGGGACGGTGTTGCTCAACCACTACAGTCCCTACAAGGTCGCAGAGACGTTCGGCGTCCTCGACGCGATGGCCCCGGGCCGGATCGACCTCGGGCTCGGCCGGGCCACCGGAAACCCGGTGAGTGACTACGCGCTGCAGGCCGATCGGGACGAGCAGCGCCGGCGGACCGACGACCACGCCGAGAGGATCGAGGAGACCGCCAAACACCTCCACAACGGGTTCGACGACGACCATCCCTTCAGCCAGCTCGACGTCGCGCGCTCGCGCGACTCCGTTCCCGAGACCTGGGTGCTCGGCTCGAGCCCCTCGAGCGCCGAGATCGCCGGCGAGCTGGGGCTTCCCTACTGCTTCGCTGCGTTCATCAGGCCCGAGCCGGCCGTCAGAGCTCTCGAGGCCTACCGTGAGAACTTCGAGCCCTCGCCCTTCGGCGCCGGGCCCGACGAGCCCCGGGGCTCGATCGCGCTCAACGTGACCTGCGCCGAGACCGACGAGGAGGCCGCGCGGCTGCGCGCGCCGAGCGTGGCGGCCCACCGACGCCTCCAGCGCGGCCAGACCGACCGCCCGCCGATCCACTCCGCCGAGGAGGCCATCGAGGAGCTCGGCTCCGTGCCCGAGCCGACCCCGACGGATATCGAGCCCGGCGAGTGGCCCCGGCGGATCTCGGGCAGTCCCTCGACCGTCCGGGAACTCCTAGAACGAATGACCGAGCAGGCGGGCGTCGACGAAGTCGTCGTCCAGAACCAGATCGCCGACCCCGAGGACGTGCTGCGATCGCACGAACTGCTCGCCGAGGCGGTCGACCTGACGCCCCGGTGA
- a CDS encoding protein sorting system archaetidylserine decarboxylase — MKFASGVWWYVVPLLLLAFPAFVVSPTLGGLFVVAAAFTLFFFRDPERTPPFAGIVSPADGTVSEIRTEGDRIRVCVFMNVHDVHVVRAPDDAIVERVEHESGGYRPAFTKESERNEKVHVGFEDSEVTLIAGSFARRITPYVEEGDELGRAERIGHIAFGSRVDVLLPPEIGYPDLEVERGEKVTAGETKVASNGDANADWEWGG, encoded by the coding sequence ATGAAGTTCGCCTCGGGAGTCTGGTGGTACGTCGTCCCGCTGTTGTTGCTCGCCTTCCCGGCGTTCGTCGTCAGCCCGACCCTGGGGGGATTGTTCGTCGTCGCCGCCGCGTTCACGCTCTTCTTCTTCCGTGACCCCGAACGAACCCCGCCGTTCGCGGGGATCGTCTCGCCGGCCGACGGCACGGTCTCTGAGATCCGCACCGAGGGCGACCGGATCCGCGTCTGCGTGTTCATGAACGTCCACGACGTCCACGTGGTGCGCGCCCCCGACGACGCTATCGTCGAGCGCGTCGAACACGAGTCGGGCGGCTATCGCCCGGCGTTCACCAAGGAGTCCGAACGAAACGAGAAGGTCCACGTCGGCTTCGAGGACAGCGAGGTAACGTTGATCGCCGGCTCGTTCGCTCGCCGGATCACGCCCTACGTCGAGGAGGGCGACGAGCTCGGGCGCGCCGAGCGGATCGGCCACATCGCCTTCGGCAGCCGGGTCGACGTGTTGCTGCCCCCGGAGATCGGCTATCCCGACCTGGAGGTCGAGCGCGGCGAGAAGGTGACGGCGGGCGAGACGAAGGTCGCGAGCAACGGGGACGCGAACGCCGACTGGGAGTGGGGCGGCTAA
- a CDS encoding bacterio-opsin activator domain-containing protein, which yields MRDDRLIERAIDEAPIGVTIADPSREDLPLIYINDAFERLTGYPKEEALGTNCRFLQGEGTDPEPVEAMREAIDEEEPVSVELRNYRKDGTEFWNGVDIAPIHDGDDEVTHFVGFQTDITARKRAEHEVERRVREVERERRTLERVLARIEGLLEDVTRVLVGATTREGIEREVCDRLTAEDAYQAAWIGDRDPGSDAVVPETWAGDVDADGASLSMGHGEDPVVDALTTGRARFGPVGDPSWHGSVGREGAGTMAAIPLVSGGTTYGVLVVYADRPGAFDDHERVVLESVGRAIANAYNTLESRRILTADGVTELEFDLQRGDLFAVSLSVRADCRFTYEGSAHDADPLLFFTVEGADPARITELATESPAVAEATVLATNDDRGLIEFRLAETSLVSRLANRGVRIGLIRAEDGSGRLRVVVPGGVNSRSVVEQITDVCPGASLAASREHDRPPRPTRSSTSS from the coding sequence ATGCGCGACGATCGGCTGATCGAACGGGCGATCGACGAGGCCCCGATCGGCGTCACGATCGCCGACCCCTCCCGGGAGGATCTGCCGTTGATCTACATCAACGACGCGTTCGAGCGCCTCACCGGCTATCCGAAGGAGGAGGCCCTCGGCACCAACTGCCGGTTCCTTCAGGGGGAGGGGACCGACCCCGAGCCGGTCGAGGCGATGCGCGAGGCCATCGACGAGGAGGAGCCAGTCTCGGTCGAGCTGCGCAACTATCGCAAGGACGGGACCGAGTTCTGGAACGGGGTCGACATCGCGCCGATCCACGACGGGGACGACGAGGTCACCCACTTCGTCGGGTTCCAGACCGACATCACGGCCCGCAAGCGGGCCGAACACGAGGTCGAACGCCGGGTGCGCGAGGTCGAGCGCGAGCGCCGAACGCTCGAACGGGTCCTCGCGCGGATCGAGGGGCTGCTCGAGGACGTCACCCGGGTGCTCGTCGGGGCGACGACCCGCGAGGGGATCGAGCGGGAGGTCTGTGATCGGCTGACCGCCGAGGACGCGTACCAGGCCGCCTGGATCGGCGATCGCGACCCCGGGTCCGACGCGGTCGTCCCCGAGACCTGGGCGGGCGACGTCGACGCGGACGGGGCGAGCCTGTCGATGGGGCACGGGGAGGACCCGGTCGTCGACGCGCTCACGACCGGGCGCGCCCGGTTCGGCCCGGTCGGCGACCCCTCCTGGCACGGGTCGGTCGGGCGCGAGGGGGCGGGGACGATGGCGGCGATCCCGCTCGTCTCCGGCGGGACGACCTACGGGGTGCTGGTCGTCTACGCCGACCGGCCCGGCGCGTTCGACGACCACGAGCGGGTGGTGCTGGAGTCGGTCGGTCGGGCCATCGCGAACGCCTACAACACCCTCGAGAGCCGGCGGATCCTCACCGCCGACGGCGTCACCGAGCTCGAGTTCGATCTCCAGAGGGGGGACCTGTTCGCGGTCTCGCTGTCGGTCCGCGCCGACTGCCGGTTCACCTACGAGGGCTCGGCCCACGACGCCGACCCGCTCCTCTTCTTCACGGTCGAGGGCGCCGATCCCGCGAGGATCACCGAACTGGCGACCGAGAGTCCGGCGGTCGCGGAGGCGACGGTGCTGGCGACGAACGACGACAGGGGGCTCATCGAGTTCCGGCTGGCGGAGACCTCGCTGGTCTCGCGGCTCGCCAACCGGGGCGTCCGGATCGGGTTGATCCGGGCCGAGGACGGCTCGGGACGGCTCCGGGTCGTCGTCCCGGGCGGCGTGAACTCCCGGTCGGTCGTCGAACAGATCACCGACGTCTGTCCCGGCGCGTCGCTCGCGGCCTCCCGCGAGCACGACCGGCCGCCCCGGCCGACGAGGAGTTCGACATCGTCCTGA